A stretch of DNA from Cryptococcus neoformans var. neoformans JEC21 chromosome 13 sequence:
CGTCATTCCCTGACCGCATCGCATCTTGGCGGTCCATCGTTGCTATCGCCGCGTCCTCAACAATCCCAATCATATTGATAATGCGTTGAATTTGGTGGATATGTGGGATATGACAACGTAGGCGAGGCTGCCGTTGGAAAATCATCTCTAGTTCTCCGATTCACCTCTGGTGATTTTGATGAGAACACGTCGCCAACCATCGGTGCGGCGTTCCTGACGCAAAGTGAGTTTGGAAAATGCAATGTGCATCGGAATGAAATCAGTTATTGACGAGAGTAGAGTGCCGATTGGAGAATAGGATCGTCAAGTTTGAGATCTGGTAGGTATTTAGTGAACTGAGACTTAAAGTGAAGCTAACACTTTATCAAGGGACACTGCCGGTCAAGGTCAGCCAACGCCAAGCCAGAAAATCGAGGACACTGCTGATTGAACGTGTAACAGAGCGATTCCACTCTCTTGCGCCCATGTACTACCGTAATGCTCAGGCGGCTGTTGTTGTCTACGATGTCACCAAATCTGTATGTTCTACATGATCTATACTTGCGTCAGCTCTGACAATAGCATCCTCTAGGCTTCTCTCGAAAAAGCCAAGGCTTGGGTGAAGGAACTCCAACGTCAAGCAAATGCCAACATCGTTATCGCCCTCGTCGGTAACAAGCTCGATCTCGTCTCTGCCGCTCCTTCCACTtctgcatcttcatcttctgaaACCCCTGCCGAAGGTGAGGGTGAGGCCGACGCtgaagcagaggaggaatcATCTCCTGCAGCTGCTGCCGACGATGAAGACGTAAGGCAGGTCCCCACCGCGGAGGCAGAGGCGTACGCCAAGGAGGCTGGTTTGCTGTTCTTCGAGGCGAGTGCCAAGGCGGGTACCAATGTCAACGAGCTGTTCACTGAAATCGGTGCGTATCTCTATTCCTGATTGCGACTGGAAACTTCAACTCATCTTGCTTCTTGTCACAGCCAAGACAATTCCTTTCGATACTATCATTCCCAAACCGGCTGGTGTGGCACAACAGAACAGACGGGACGCTGCACAAGATGGCAACAGAGTAAACTTGGGAGAGGGACAGCAAGTCAAGAAGGGAGGTTGCTGTTAAACGTGTTCAGAAGTCTGTGTGCttgagaagaaaaggaacgTGGGACAGTGTGCTGTGAGCGACTGAGATGGATCTGACTGGTTTTGGTTTCGTTACTCGTTATAGCTTCCCCTCCTTTTTTTACAACTCTTATCGTGATGTCTGTGTATGTTTTGAATTTTGAAGGATACGTATGTTATGGACTTGACGCATAATAAATGTGTTGCGACCCGAAAGCAGACGATATGTGGGAGGTAACCGACTATCATGATAATTATTTGGCGCGTCCGGGTTTTTTTGGCTTTCCCAAACGTGCGCGATATAATTCGACTTTTGTTGATCCGCGTGCTTGATTTTTACCTTTATTTctatttccttcttcatctttccgGTTCtgcacctcttcctccaactgACTCTTCTGTGCCATTAACAAGCACATCTCATCTCACTCGGACTTGGCAAGGAAATTCCGATGCTTGAAGCCGTAGGGCAGGCCGAAACCCGAAAAGCCCACAGATCGCGAATGCAATTGCCGAGGAGGCGCAACATCAGGAAGCACGTTCATGAGATGTATTCCAACTTACAACCCAGTAGTCGGCCCAATTAATGGGATGGAGGGTGATAGACTGACGAGAGACAAACTGATGACCCTGGAAATATCATATCTGACCCTACAGTTTCCCGGTTTAGAGCGTTTTTTTGTCGCTACATGACTTGGAGAGACCATATAAGAGCCGGGCGAAGAACGAAACGATCGCGTTCAACATCCACACTGGATAATAATCAAACATGGCAACAGATCTCAAGACCTTGTTCAACCTCATGGTCTTTCTCGGGGTTGGGGTAGGAGTAAATGCCCTGACACATTATCCTCCAGGTAAGTTTGATGGTAATCGGGTGGATAAATAACGAAACTGATGAAAGGATAGCAAATACGTCGAATACTCGGCTCGATCAGGTTTTGAACGGTAGCGGTGCGCCTGGAATATATGATTCCTCTACCACGCCGGATTCAAAGTATGGAGAGTACAATTGTCAGTCTTGCTCTTTTTCCGAATCCCCATTTGTCCTTTTTCATGTTATTTTCCATAGCTGACACTCTTTGATGAGCAGGGTGTGCTGTGAGCCTTTTATTGAATTGGATGCTTCCGTGGAACGTAGGTAAACTGATGACTTGGACTGTCCAGATGCCTCATGTGAGAAAGCAAGAGTACAAAACACCTTCTAAAGAATATGAACTCGAGTATGTCGAAGTTATCCAGCGTCACCACAAGgtacttttctttttttttgattCATGTTCAACTTTTGTCTGATATAAGGGAATAGAGAACGCCTTATGCTTCCAACACGTTTTTCAAAGAGGATATCTCTGTAAGTGAGACATGTGCtttgagaagaaagcaTATTCTGACAAGCATTTTGATTCCTCAGTGGGACTGCTCTAAAGAAGGTATGCGTTGGCTTGTAAGATGAAAAGATCCCTGAGCTGAATAAAATCCCTTTCAAGGACCTTATCACTATGCAAAGGACGCCAATGGTCTGAATACCGCGCCAGTTTATTGGCAGGCCCAAGTACGTGAACGTTCCCAATCGTTCTTTgtggggagggggagggggctAAATTTATACTGGGCCTTATAGGCTAATACACGAAACCCATTCGAATACACCGTCGGCCCAGGTTTCCTAAACTCTACTTGCCAATTCCCATCCATCACTTCTGAAGGTCTTGACGATGCTTATATCCACGGAAAAGATCTTCGCGGTGTCTACCATGACAAGCTCAAGTTTTTACCAAAcaagggggagaaggacaagTATAAGTTTAGGGTCACGAATAATGTGATTACCAGTCAGACGCTTAGCGGGTTGGTAAGCGGTTTGTTCCCTGGAGGACACGAGTATGATGCTTTGATCCAGAGCGATAGTTGGGATTCTCTAGAGCCCTCCATCTGTAGGTTTTTTCGTTGCTTTttacttttttttattattGTACTGATTACAATCGGGGCATTCAGCTTGTGCTCTTCAAAGCACGGTGGCTTCCGCCATCACCGACATTTCTAGCGAATGGGGTGTACACCTTAACCGTTCTCTTGAGCTGAGGGAAAGGTTTTACAACGTTTCGGGTATTGAATGGGATAATGATGCTGGATGGAGTACAAGCTGGGATCAGTAAGTCTTTTTTCATACATTATGCAAGGGTTTTTTTATAAAAATAAATTCAAAACTGATACATTTTTTCTTCGCTTCATCTTTAGCCCTTACGACAACCTTTCCGCAAAACAATGCCACGGTAAACCCCTTCCATGTTCGCTGAACAATACGGCAATCTGTACCCCTCAGGAGGACGCGGATGCGATCTACAGGCTTGGGAATTACGAATACGCTTACAAGTCAGTCATTGCCTtttgatggtggtggtggtggtagctgatggagatgatgatacagATGGCGAATGGCCGAAAACTCGACTCTTTACAGCGCTCTAACGATGGGCGCGTGGTTTATTGAGCTTCAAGATCATATTAATGGCAAGATTGATGGTTCCAACGATGTCAAGTATTTCCACAAGTGAGTCGGTTGCGTTGTAAAAAGTATGAATttgggatgatgatgactaAGACCGGTATGGTGAAATAGTTTCGCCCACGATGGGTCCATCTCTCCTGTTCTCGGTGTACTCCAGATCGATAAAGTATGTCCTTTTAtttttcattcttctttgagCCGTACCTCGAGATAAGATTTTCGATATTGACTCGAGAGAATTAGCCAATGTGGCCAGGGATGGGTACCGAAATCGTCTTTGAACtgtggaaaaagaaaacctcgccctcgccaTACTTTATCCGAGTGCTTCTCAGCGGCCAGCCGCTCGAAACATCGACACCGCTCGGTACACTCGACATGGTTCCTTGGGATGAATTTGAAAAGTATTTGAATGAGACTATCCCCGAGGATCTGGTTGGGATGTGTGCGCAGGATTGAGTGACTGCTGGGTGTGGCGAGACATTCTGGAGGGGCCTGTTTTGAAAAGTTGGCTAGTTAGTGGGGTTATAATTATGGATGATAGAGTCTATGTATAATTCAAAATGGATCTAATACATATTACAACGGAACCAAATCCCTCGACGCGTCTCATCTCAAACTTGTATTTTCTTTTCGCGTCACATCTCATCGCCTCGCCTCAAAACCCACCCCGCGATCAAAGATGCCTCCCAAAGGCTCCACCATCCACCCGCCCAAACCGCCCGCGGACGCGCCGCCGACAGCGGCCAGTATCCAGATGAAGGCGAACAGCGTAGGGATGGGAGAGTACGAATTGCCAAAGACGACATTGACCAAGCTTGCCAAGGGCTCTGTGAGTTGTTTTCCGGTGGACAACGTTGACAGGTTGATGGGCTaatggaggatggattTGGGTTGTAGATTCCGGATAATGTGAAAATGCAGCAGGATGTGGTGTTGGCGCTTTTGAGAGGATCGACATTGTTCATCAGCTATCTCAGTCCGTCTTTTTCCTTGTTGTTTGCGCAAGGTGCTGACGATTTAATTCATCTTTTTAGCTGCGGCGTAGGTTTTCGAATTATTTTGCGCATCGCCCGCAGAGAAACgtaaaaagaaaagtggACGCTGACGTTTAAAAACGGTGACAGGGCGCACGACCAGGCGATAGCAAGGAGTGGAAGGACGGTAACGGCAGCGGACGTTATCAAGGCTATCATAGAGATGGATTTCGGACCTGCGGACGCGTTGGTTCCGATTATGGAGCAAGAGCTTGCGGGTATGTCCCCGGTATTTCCCTGTTGGGTAATCCATTATTTATAAATCGCGGTGTAGCTTTCCGGAACATTCAGCAAAGAGCGAAAGCGGCAAAGAAACCGCCTGGGCCGGGACGTGGTCGTGGGCCGAGGAAATCGGCGGCGTCGACGAGGGCgggtgaggatggggatATGGCAGAGACGGAGGGTGAAGCAGCggtggagggcgagggggacgaggaggaagaagagcaagaagaaggggaagaggacggTCTGGTGGCGGGTGAGCAGGACGAGGCTTGATCCGGACATTGTACAGAATAGAGTTTGTATTCCTGCATGCGGTATGTACGTCTACTTGGCCCGCCTATCCACCGTTCTACTCCATCGCCTCGAGACAGAGGCAAGGCGCGCAGCATTCgagacagcagcagcaacaggcGCCGAGGCCGCAACACGCGGCCGCTGTGCCGATGCCGGGGCCGCTGTCGCCCTTTTCCTGGGGAGGGGCGTTGTAGTCCATGCCGTTGCTGGGGACGTATTGGCTGTGCATGCCGGGCTGGGGAGGGTTAGCAGGT
This window harbors:
- a CDS encoding GTPase, putative, translating into MAEEAPVKAVQVKLVLLGEAAVGKSSLVLRFTSGDFDENTSPTIGAAFLTQKCRLENRIVKFEIWDTAGQERFHSLAPMYYRNAQAAVVVYDVTKSASLEKAKAWVKELQRQANANIVIALVGNKLDLVSAAPSTSASSSSETPAEGEGEADAEAEEESSPAAAADDEDVRQVPTAEAEAYAKEAGLLFFEASAKAGTNVNELFTEIAKTIPFDTIIPKPAGVAQQNRRDAAQDGNRVNLGEGQQVKKGGCC
- a CDS encoding GTPase, putative; translated protein: MYYRNAQAAVVVYDVTKSASLEKAKAWVKELQRQANANIVIALVGNKLDLVSAAPSTSASSSSETPAEGEGEADAEAEEESSPAAAADDEDVRQVPTAEAEAYAKEAGLLFFEASAKAGTNVNELFTEIAKTIPFDTIIPKPAGVAQQNRRDAAQDGNRVNLGEGQQVKKGGCC
- a CDS encoding expressed protein; translated protein: MPPKGSTIHPPKPPADAPPTAASIQMKANSVGMGEYELPKTTLTKLAKGSIPDNVKMQQDVVLALLRGSTLFISYLTAAAHDQAIARSGRTVTAADVIKAIIEMDFGPADALVPIMEQELAAFRNIQQRAKAAKKPPGPGRGRGPRKSAASTRAGEDGDMAETEGEAAVEGEGDEEEEEQEEGEEDGLVAGEQDEA